CGTTCTGTGATTTGCCGTTTCCATTGTTCCCAGTTGTAATTTATTGGCTTCTGCCAAACTCACTTTTACAGTTGGATAACTTGTATGTGCGGGAGCAGAATTGATATAGAATTTAGCAGGATTCTTGCTGTCGTCGCTTTTAAAAACCACTTCTTTATTACCACTTCCGATATACAAAGCATCTTTAAAATCTAATTCGAAAGATTTCCCTTCGACAACAACAGAACCTTTACCACCAACATTAATAATCCCGATTTCTCTTCTTTCCAAAAAATAAGAAGCTTTAAGCGGATCGATACTTTCTAAAGTCAAATCACCTTTTACCGGAACTGCTGATCCTGTAATATATCTGTCGTAATGAGAATACGTTAATACAATTTCATCTTCCTGCATTAGATCTTCAATTAAGAATTCTTTTCTTAATTCCTGAGTATCATATTTTTTAACAGCTTCT
This genomic window from Flavobacterium sp. 9 contains:
- the kduI gene encoding 5-dehydro-4-deoxy-D-glucuronate isomerase → MTKYSSRYASSPEAVKKYDTQELRKEFLIEDLMQEDEIVLTYSHYDRYITGSAVPVKGDLTLESIDPLKASYFLERREIGIINVGGKGSVVVEGKSFELDFKDALYIGSGNKEVVFKSDDSKNPAKFYINSAPAHTSYPTVKVSLAEANKLQLGTMETANHRTVNQMIIGSVVTTCQLQMGMTELKPGSVWNTMPAHVHDRRMEVYFYLDIPENQAVCHFMGQPQETRHIWMNNHQAVISPPWSIHSGSGTSNYTFIWGMAGENLDYGDMDVCKITDLR